In a genomic window of Prosthecochloris marina:
- the tig gene encoding trigger factor, whose translation MQKNITNVSDTEQKLEIILSAEEFTPEIDHEIDKARKNIEIKGFRKGHVPVAMIKKVMGPAIEASVTEKLASKYFVEISEAENIRPASRAELQDYSFDKDKLIITLSYQIHPDFEVKDYSSYSFVQDIYTVSDEDVEREINLILKGHGTLVPVEGPCEAKDTIIADLEKMDASGNVLEDQKTENYHFNLEYLPDDNPFHIALLGKKAGETVSVDIKPEKEGEEAYRYEVAIKEVKRLELPELNDELVKEITKQKFESTDDFREDVRGQLEEHFSNKSEQDLLESISTKFIEENPVPTPSAMVDSFENMLLENAKRQMGGNLPPSMDESEFRVSIRPNAEKHARWMLISQKIAELNKLEVTDDDIKAYAEKEAQKNPELKTDDLVNTYLSTEFRDYITDTILKDKIYGIIKSSVTINGESKPLPQHDE comes from the coding sequence TTGCAAAAAAATATCACTAACGTCAGCGACACCGAACAGAAGCTTGAAATAATACTTTCAGCTGAGGAATTCACTCCCGAAATAGATCATGAAATAGACAAAGCAAGAAAGAACATTGAAATCAAAGGGTTCAGGAAAGGTCATGTTCCTGTAGCCATGATAAAAAAAGTTATGGGGCCGGCCATTGAAGCATCAGTGACTGAAAAACTTGCCTCCAAGTACTTTGTCGAAATATCCGAAGCTGAAAATATCAGGCCGGCAAGCCGGGCTGAACTTCAGGATTATTCATTCGACAAAGACAAGCTTATCATCACCCTTTCCTACCAGATTCATCCCGATTTTGAAGTCAAGGATTACAGCAGCTACTCGTTTGTCCAGGACATATATACCGTCAGTGATGAAGATGTCGAAAGAGAGATAAACCTTATACTCAAAGGGCACGGAACTCTTGTTCCGGTTGAAGGGCCTTGTGAAGCAAAAGACACTATTATTGCCGACCTGGAAAAAATGGATGCCTCGGGAAATGTTTTGGAAGACCAGAAAACCGAAAACTATCATTTCAACCTGGAATATCTTCCTGATGACAACCCGTTCCATATTGCACTGCTCGGAAAAAAAGCAGGTGAAACGGTAAGCGTCGATATCAAACCCGAGAAAGAAGGTGAAGAAGCATACCGGTACGAAGTCGCGATAAAAGAGGTAAAGCGGTTGGAGCTCCCTGAACTGAACGATGAATTGGTCAAAGAAATCACTAAGCAAAAATTCGAGTCGACCGATGATTTTCGTGAAGATGTCAGAGGTCAGCTCGAAGAACACTTCAGCAACAAATCCGAGCAGGATCTTCTTGAGTCTATCTCGACAAAGTTCATTGAAGAAAATCCCGTTCCAACCCCGTCAGCGATGGTGGACTCATTCGAAAACATGTTGCTTGAAAATGCTAAACGACAGATGGGAGGCAACCTTCCTCCGAGCATGGATGAAAGCGAGTTTCGGGTATCGATCCGTCCGAATGCAGAAAAACATGCCCGCTGGATGTTGATCAGTCAGAAAATTGCCGAGCTGAACAAGCTCGAGGTTACCGATGACGATATAAAGGCTTATGCAGAAAAAGAAGCACAGAAAAACCCCGAACTCAAGACAGACGACTTAGTAAACACCTATCTGTCAACCGAGTTCAGAGACTATATCACCGACACTATTCTTAAAGACAAGATTTATGGAATCATCAAGTCTTCGGTGACCATAAACGGTGAAAGTAAGCCGCTCCCACAGCACGACGAATAA
- the nadC gene encoding carboxylating nicotinate-nucleotide diphosphorylase, which yields MKERDFNDFFDLCKSRAIMQALEEDRYDGDVTTLATIEPGLIGHGVIRAKAPGVVAGIAVAEQVFRSIDPQVNIRRVVGDGAKLVEGDLVLEVEGTVASLLVAERTALNFMQRMSGIATRTRLFVEKILHTDAKILDTRKTAPGLRYFDKEAVKIGGGQNHRFGLFDLVLIKDNHIDAAGGVVQAIERAKRYLSTNGTAMEIEAEVRSTAELQEAIGAEPDIILLDNFSLDELFTAVSFARKQAPSIQLEASGNVGLHNVVQIAETGVDYISVGELTHSVTALDLSMAVRFT from the coding sequence ATGAAAGAAAGGGACTTTAACGATTTTTTCGATCTGTGCAAATCGAGGGCCATCATGCAGGCACTTGAAGAAGATCGATATGACGGTGATGTGACAACACTGGCAACCATCGAGCCAGGGCTGATCGGGCATGGTGTCATCAGAGCCAAAGCTCCGGGGGTTGTTGCCGGGATAGCTGTTGCAGAGCAAGTGTTCCGAAGCATCGATCCGCAAGTAAACATCAGACGGGTTGTCGGTGACGGTGCAAAACTTGTTGAAGGTGACCTTGTTCTTGAAGTTGAAGGAACGGTTGCCTCACTGCTTGTTGCGGAAAGAACGGCACTTAACTTTATGCAGCGAATGTCCGGAATTGCAACACGAACCCGTTTGTTCGTTGAAAAGATTTTGCATACGGATGCTAAAATTCTCGATACCAGAAAAACAGCTCCAGGGTTGCGGTATTTTGACAAGGAAGCTGTGAAGATAGGAGGAGGACAGAATCATCGATTCGGACTGTTTGATCTTGTGCTTATCAAAGATAACCATATCGACGCTGCAGGTGGGGTTGTTCAGGCTATAGAGCGTGCCAAGCGTTACCTTTCGACAAATGGAACAGCCATGGAAATAGAGGCCGAGGTACGGTCGACTGCTGAGTTGCAAGAGGCTATCGGGGCTGAGCCTGATATTATCCTGCTCGATAATTTTTCGCTTGATGAGCTTTTTACGGCGGTTTCATTCGCTAGAAAGCAGGCGCCTTCGATCCAGCTTGAGGCTTCCGGCAATGTTGGGTTGCATAATGTGGTTCAAATTGCAGAAACGGGTGTCGATTATATCTCGGTAGGTGAGTTAACCCACAGTGTTACGGCTCTGGATTTGTCGATGGCCGTCCGGTTTACGTGA
- the folB gene encoding dihydroneopterin aldolase, producing MKNDSSATCVKLVNLTFYAHHGVYKEEHFVGSKYEVDAEMYFNFSQAAQRDDITSTIDYRIVYEKIKSVLTQKKFFLIEAVAYTIAMGFLDDFPLLDRVTIKVRKRNPPIGGVCDYAEAAYTAKKS from the coding sequence ATGAAAAATGATTCCTCGGCTACATGTGTTAAACTCGTTAATCTGACTTTTTATGCCCATCATGGAGTATACAAGGAAGAACATTTCGTTGGTTCAAAATATGAGGTGGATGCCGAGATGTATTTTAATTTCAGTCAAGCTGCTCAACGCGATGATATAACCAGCACAATAGACTACCGGATAGTTTACGAAAAGATCAAAAGTGTACTGACACAAAAAAAATTTTTTCTTATCGAAGCCGTGGCCTACACCATAGCAATGGGATTTTTGGATGACTTCCCGCTTTTGGACCGTGTCACCATAAAAGTCAGGAAACGCAATCCACCGATCGGAGGAGTCTGCGACTACGCCGAAGCAGCTTACACTGCCAAAAAATCCTGA
- the folK gene encoding 2-amino-4-hydroxy-6-hydroxymethyldihydropteridine diphosphokinase, translating into MEQIQEKHTAFIGVGSNIGDRAANLQRALDMLEELPQTSIGKISRIYHSEPFGSIEQEWFYNAVFQLLTTLSPHALLFFCKKIESHMGRPAEHLKWGPRIIDLDILLYDDAAYDRETLTIPHPEISNRKFVLLPLLDIDNPLHPVFGKTMAELLEACPDNSTIEPCGHMLQKHHGSTR; encoded by the coding sequence ATGGAGCAAATCCAGGAAAAACACACTGCCTTTATCGGTGTAGGGTCCAACATCGGAGATCGTGCAGCAAATCTTCAACGTGCCCTCGACATGCTTGAGGAACTCCCCCAAACATCGATTGGAAAAATATCCAGGATTTACCATTCGGAACCATTTGGTTCAATTGAGCAGGAATGGTTCTACAATGCTGTTTTTCAACTGCTTACAACACTCTCTCCCCATGCACTTCTCTTTTTCTGCAAAAAAATAGAGTCGCACATGGGACGACCTGCCGAACATCTGAAATGGGGACCTCGAATAATCGATCTTGACATATTGCTATACGACGATGCCGCATACGACCGTGAAACACTCACTATTCCTCACCCCGAAATCTCCAACAGAAAGTTCGTTCTCCTTCCTTTGCTCGATATCGACAACCCTCTACATCCTGTATTTGGAAAAACAATGGCAGAACTGCTCGAAGCATGCCCTGACAATTCGACCATCGAACCTTGCGGCCATATGCTTCAGAAGCATCATGGCAGCACACGGTAG